The DNA region GCATCTCATGTGGTCTGAACAACCCCCAGCATCAAAGATCGTATAAGCATTATTGAACCTGAGAAGAGCTTCATCATTGACCAAAACCCTGTCCAACTTCTTGCAAATGAGCCCTTCATCTCTTTTGTTGCACCAAGTGTACTTTGAACCTTGATATGCCATATCAGTCAGACGACACCGAAGCACCACTGTCTGAAAATCCCTCATGCCACTCGATATTCTACCACCACTTTCAAAGCTTGAGCTCTCATCGCCCTCCAAAATCTCATTAAAATCTCCTAAAACCATCCATGCTTTATCTTTAAACAGAGGAGACTCATTAAGGTGAATCATATCTGCCCACAACTCCTTTCTCTCTTCCACTTGGTTGCTCGCATAAACACAGGTACAAAGAAAACCTGCCTCATTTTCTATCTCCACCATAGCCGTTATCATCTGGCTCGTCTTATAAACAGGAGTAACACGAACTCTGTCTCTCCAAAGTAACCAAATTCTACCACCTTGACTGTCTTCGTAATTGGTTATAGAAGACCAATCTCCAAACTTATTTTCCAAAATCTTACCCGCCTTACTCTCTTTAACCCTTGTCTCCAAAATACAACCCCACTTGAAATCACTATTTTTTTAACCACTGTTTGACCACGAAATGCTTAGTCTCTTTGTTAAATCCGCGCACATTCCATGAAAAACACGCCATATGTTAGAGTTTGCGCCTAGAAGACCTTTTACTCTTAGGATTCGCACCCTGAGCTTTAGGCTTCTGAGCTTTCTTACCCCCCTTTAATCCACCTGACTTTTCTTTCTCCTTCGTCTGTTGATCAAGAATCTCATCTTCTATGTAATCACCCTCCCTGATATCCTGCTCCTCTTCCTCAACaatgttttcttcttctgtttcaaGTTGAGTTTCCTTTTGTATTTCACCTTCCTCCACATCTACTACACTTAACAAAGAGTACTTTGAAGCTGAAATCATCTCAACTTCCTCTCTATTAGGTGTTCTTGAAGATGCTCGACCCACTTTACCCGGTTTTGACCAGACATTCTCCTTTTCTTTGTCATTACTCTGAGCCACTTTAGTACCACTATTTTCCTTCTCTGACACTTCAACTTTATCATCTTTAGCCTTTATCTCACATCCTTCCTCCAAAACCTTAACAGGCGTATCCTCAACAGTATCACCCGCAGCAGCACACACCTCATCAGTATCACCCGCAGCAGCACAAACCTCAACAGTATCCACAACTTTATCTTGCTTCTTACCTTTCTTCTTAGCAGCACACACCTTTTCATTGTGCCCCCATTTCTCACACAGATTGCACCGAGCAGGGAGCCAAGGATAGTAAAACTCTGTAGTAAACTCTTTTCCTTCGATGACAAACTCAATCTCCTTAGGCAATGACTTGGAGATATCCACATTAACAAAGATCTTAGCTTTCTCAAAGTTTGAACAAGCTAAGGTTTCAGGGTGTAGATGCACTGGATAGCCGATTGTGCTAGTCATGAAACTCAACGCTTCCCACGAAAACATATGGAGGGGAACCTTTCACAAGTGAACCCACATCGGTATAGTTTCTTCCTCCTGCTTCTCTTCTTCTGTCTTAGGTGTCCATTTCTTAACAACCATGGGAATACCTGCAATATTCCACATCCCCCTTTTGATGACCTTCTCACGAgctttttgatttttgatcttGAATCGCATAGTGGTAGCGTTGACATCAAACACCTCAACCTTTGACGACTGATCTCCGTAACTCCAAATCTTGTTAACCACCATATGGACCTTCGCAATATGAGGCGCAATATCGAGAAATTTCCCGACGACAAAATCTTCCCAAAGCGGAGTAGCATCCGAGAAGATACCATCAGGTATCACCACCTTACTCCTCCCCTCAATCGATTCGATCTCCACATCGTATTTCTTCAAACTTCTCTTATCCTTCGCCACATCCACCCAGTTCGAAATCCCTTGTTTCTGATTCTCTTTTGATTCAATCGCAACCTTCACACCTTTATCGTTACCCTTTGGAACCTCTGTAATACTCTCCGACAGGCTAGGTGAGCCCGGCGGCGACGCCGTAACCATCGGAACCCTTCGACAAGAATCGCTCAAAATATCGCCTAAAATCGCCCTCAGCAAAACGCAGCgtttttttattcttaataTTCTCTTCTTGATGAAGTTTGATTTCACGGCAGAGAGGTTTGCGCGTCTTCCCCTTCCGTTTCAGAGTGATGATGTTTCTGAAGATAACGTGCTTCTTTCAGCAGTCAGGGATGAAAAGCTCGCCGTGTCACGCGCTCTTGTCGGCTCAGATGTGGTGAGGATATGGATAACCAATAAGATTGACAAGGAGGCCAAAGACTTGTTGTCGTGGAGGACCGACTTCGTCTTGGAAGTGGATTGTGCTAAATATAACGTGACTATGGAAAACTTCTTGTTGGACGAGGAGAACAAAGTGGTAGTGTGTTGTGGCAAGTACAGCGAGGATGGACATGTGACCATGATCTACATTGTTGGAGGGGATATGTTTAAGCaagtttatttatatagatGTTCTTATCCTTATAACTGGCCTCTTCTCATCACTTATGTTCCAAGCTTGGTTCGCATTCCATAAAGAGGCAAAAGAAACGGAGGGTAGCCCTTAAGTGAATTactctttcctttttctttttctgtctGGTTTGTTTCTGTTTAAGCCATACttgaattttgatttttcttgtGCCTCGTCTTTTGCTTGTGTGTGTATTGGATCCTTTTGTTCAAATACATTGTTCTTGCTTGTAGTCACTTTCCACAACTCTTTGATCTTGGAGAGAATATCATCGTCATGTTAGAGTAAAGAAAGACAAATATAAAACCAGATTCGGTTCGTATCTTAATGTTGTCCTAAACTAATGTCAATGCGTAAACCAAACCGTATCAAGTAAGCATTATATAAAGAgctaaaatgataataatatctCTCTAGTTTTATGTATTAGAAGCAGAGTTCCCTTTCCACCTTCCATTGCTCGAACTCTGTTGAGCTTAACAGGAAAGAGCTAGCGTTTTTATTATGACCACCACCTCCGAATCTCTGTGAAACCACTGTTGTGTCTTCTTTTGCAA from Raphanus sativus cultivar WK10039 chromosome 8, ASM80110v3, whole genome shotgun sequence includes:
- the LOC130494611 gene encoding putative F-box/kelch-repeat protein At3g17540, translated to MKFDFTAERFARLPLPFQSDDVSEDNVLLSAVRDEKLAVSRALVGSDVVRIWITNKIDKEAKDLLSWRTDFVLEVDCAKYNVTMENFLLDEENKVVVCCGKYSEDGHVTMIYIVGGDMFKQVYLYRCSYPYNWPLLITYVPSLVRIP